One Campylobacter sp. RM16192 genomic region harbors:
- a CDS encoding excinuclease ABC subunit A, with translation MNKFFTAIAILALGVGLSARDEVLYFSIDNLLTSPKAIRVLNPNIKFSFGSGSKGEILQKDLMSNKKTNAFNKSDQEACERAFLSALKTFQERAVREGGTRVINITGYYKKQPFDSKTQFQCGAGALMAGVTLRGDIAK, from the coding sequence ATGAATAAATTTTTTACAGCAATTGCTATTTTAGCATTAGGAGTCGGTTTGAGTGCGCGTGATGAAGTGCTTTATTTTTCTATAGATAATCTTTTAACTTCGCCGAAGGCCATAAGAGTGCTAAATCCTAATATAAAATTTAGCTTTGGTTCCGGAAGCAAGGGTGAGATACTGCAAAAAGATCTAATGTCTAATAAAAAGACAAATGCTTTTAATAAAAGCGATCAAGAAGCTTGTGAACGGGCGTTTTTATCAGCTCTTAAAACTTTTCAGGAAAGGGCTGTAAGAGAGGGTGGAACTAGAGTAATAAATATCACTGGATATTATAAAAAGCAACCTTTTGACTCAAAGACTCAGTTTCAGTGTGGCGCCGGTGCTTTAATGGCAGGGGTAACGTTAAGAGGCGATATAGCTAAATAA
- a CDS encoding beta-ketoacyl-ACP synthase — protein sequence MLRRVFVTGIGMVSAFGKSWSDIKHKFQAEKNAVIYMGEWDKFVDLNTRLAAPIINYEHPKEWDRKQLRSLGIVSRYSVEAAGAVLIDAGLIDDENIKDGRLGVACGSSTGSTDSIRSMAQLLINGSSDCNANTYIKMMPHTTAANIALFYSLKGRIIPTSSACTSGSHAIGYAYESIKYGMIDMMLAGGAEELCPSEAYVFDTLYATSVKNQTPELSPSPFDKDRDGLVLGEGAGMLLLESEESALKRGAKIYAEVVGFGSNCDGTHITRPQSETMKGAMMLALKDANLNPEKIGYINAHATATKHGDIAESYATNELFGDKVAISSLKSYLGHTLGACGGLEAIFSIMMMNEEHFFPTINLKNVDSECARLNYLKEQTSIKTNFVMSNNFAFGGVNTSLIFKKID from the coding sequence GTGTTGAGAAGAGTTTTTGTAACCGGAATAGGAATGGTAAGTGCCTTTGGTAAGAGCTGGAGTGATATAAAACATAAATTTCAAGCTGAAAAAAATGCTGTAATATATATGGGTGAATGGGATAAATTTGTAGATTTAAACACCAGGTTAGCAGCTCCTATTATAAACTATGAGCATCCAAAAGAGTGGGACAGAAAGCAGCTTAGAAGCTTAGGCATAGTATCAAGATATAGCGTAGAGGCTGCAGGAGCGGTGCTAATAGATGCCGGGTTGATAGATGATGAGAATATAAAGGACGGTAGATTGGGAGTAGCCTGCGGTAGCTCGACAGGATCTACTGATTCTATAAGGTCTATGGCTCAGCTTTTGATAAACGGTTCGAGCGACTGCAATGCAAATACTTATATAAAGATGATGCCTCATACTACGGCTGCAAATATAGCTCTGTTTTACTCTTTAAAAGGTCGAATTATACCCACTTCTTCAGCTTGTACCAGTGGCTCTCATGCAATTGGTTATGCTTATGAGAGTATAAAATATGGAATGATAGATATGATGCTGGCGGGTGGAGCAGAGGAGCTTTGTCCTAGCGAGGCTTATGTGTTTGATACTCTTTATGCCACAAGTGTTAAAAACCAGACTCCAGAGCTATCACCATCACCTTTTGACAAAGATCGTGATGGGCTAGTGCTAGGAGAGGGTGCAGGAATGCTTTTGTTGGAGAGTGAAGAGAGCGCATTAAAAAGAGGAGCTAAAATTTATGCCGAAGTTGTTGGATTTGGTTCAAACTGCGATGGAACGCATATCACTCGTCCTCAAAGTGAAACTATGAAAGGCGCGATGATGCTTGCTTTAAAAGATGCTAATTTAAATCCTGAAAAAATCGGTTACATTAACGCTCACGCAACCGCCACAAAACACGGAGATATAGCTGAAAGCTACGCTACAAACGAGCTTTTTGGAGACAAGGTGGCGATTAGTTCTTTAAAAAGTTATCTGGGGCATACTCTTGGAGCCTGCGGTGGACTTGAGGCTATATTTAGCATAATGATGATGAATGAAGAGCATTTTTTCCCTACTATAAATTTAAAAAACGTGGATAGCGAGTGTGCCAGACTGAATTATTTAAAAGAGCAAACTTCTATTAAAACAAATTTTGTGATGAGTAACAACTTTGCATTTGGTGGAGTTAATACCTCTTTGATATTTAAAAAAATTGATTAA
- the fabG gene encoding 3-oxoacyl-ACP reductase FabG: MTKRVLVTGSSRGIGEAVARRLKKAGYDVVLHGRSESEKLINLQNELNLKSLVFDVSDTDSARYNIQRDIETNGVYYGVVLNAGITRDNTFAAIEEDDWFNVIDTNLNSFYNVLKPIILPMVRTRKPARIVAISSVSGIIGNRGQVNYSASKAGIIGAVKALAIELASRNITVNCVAPGLIETDMTDGNLPMDEILKMIPAKRAGKADEVAPLIEFLLSEDAAYITRQVIGVNGGLC, from the coding sequence ATGACTAAGAGAGTGTTGGTTACTGGCTCTAGTAGAGGTATTGGCGAGGCAGTGGCAAGAAGGCTAAAAAAAGCCGGATACGATGTAGTTTTGCACGGCAGAAGTGAAAGTGAGAAATTAATAAATTTACAAAACGAATTAAATTTAAAGAGCTTAGTCTTTGATGTCAGCGATACCGATAGTGCAAGATATAATATCCAAAGAGATATAGAGACTAACGGTGTTTATTATGGTGTAGTTTTAAATGCTGGAATTACGCGTGATAATACTTTTGCGGCAATCGAGGAAGATGATTGGTTTAATGTGATAGATACTAATTTAAATAGTTTTTATAATGTTTTAAAACCTATTATTTTGCCTATGGTTCGCACAAGAAAACCTGCTCGCATAGTAGCTATTAGTTCGGTTTCTGGTATCATAGGTAACCGAGGGCAGGTTAATTATTCTGCTAGCAAGGCAGGCATAATAGGCGCTGTAAAGGCTTTAGCCATAGAGCTTGCATCAAGAAATATTACCGTTAACTGCGTGGCACCCGGACTAATAGAGACTGATATGACGGATGGAAATTTGCCTATGGATGAAATTTTAAAGATGATTCCTGCAAAAAGAGCCGGCAAGGCCGATGAAGTAGCGCCTTTGATAGAATTTTTACTAAGTGAAGACGCGGCATATATTACTAGACAGGTTATTGGGGTAAATGGAGGATTGTGTTGA
- a CDS encoding ApeP family dehydratase translates to MNISDHLPHASKIIMIDEVVEFGAGKIKTRSVIKEDNGFLRDGKIEMYKAIEIMAQALGVYDSKTREESGKKSGLGFLLGSRKFEIFIPCLSVGDEVEVVSICSIQDDSGFGVYDCELYVNGILGSKASLSVISPDDDFLQKVLND, encoded by the coding sequence TTGAATATATCAGACCACCTTCCTCATGCTTCAAAGATTATTATGATAGATGAAGTTGTTGAATTTGGCGCAGGAAAAATTAAGACAAGAAGTGTTATTAAAGAGGATAATGGTTTTTTAAGAGACGGTAAGATAGAGATGTATAAGGCTATCGAGATTATGGCTCAAGCTCTTGGCGTATATGACTCTAAAACTCGTGAAGAGTCAGGTAAAAAATCGGGACTTGGATTTTTGCTGGGAAGTAGAAAATTTGAGATATTTATTCCTTGCTTGAGTGTTGGAGACGAGGTAGAAGTCGTATCGATCTGCTCAATTCAAGATGATAGTGGCTTTGGAGTTTATGATTGCGAGCTTTATGTAAATGGAATACTTGGCTCAAAAGCTAGTTTAAGTGTAATAAGTCCTGATGATGATTTTTTACAAAAGGTATTAAATGACTAA
- a CDS encoding beta-ketoacyl synthase N-terminal-like domain-containing protein encodes MIYISKPSMISAAGKNSNENIVNLQSGKRFLSVSSSYREDKKFILGMTTASLANFNKNTPEHFKTRTNSLILTALDDINDIILRAIKKYGKNRIGVVIGATTSGVEENYETFKEYAKTGFFDAKKFNISRNTLVNPSEFIAYHYGLNSAIFSISTACTSGVKAIMQAKRLIEANICDVVICGGVDSLNTLTINGFDSLGILSENETNPFSKNRDGINIGEGAALFLVSRDEISNVVVASEYSNCDAFHTTQPDFSAKMQTICVKSALDRAKISSVDYINLHGTGTIANDQVEAKVVHDIMPNVPSSSIKPSIGHTLGAAGAIESAVCVMLCQNDESILPPHIYDGVYDDSICPINLVKFGQKAVVKSAMSLSFAFGGDNAAIVFRRLN; translated from the coding sequence TTGATATATATAAGTAAACCCTCTATGATTAGTGCAGCGGGTAAAAATAGTAATGAAAACATAGTAAATTTACAAAGTGGTAAGAGATTTTTAAGTGTTAGCAGTAGTTATAGAGAGGATAAAAAATTTATTTTAGGTATGACTACTGCCTCTCTTGCAAATTTTAATAAAAATACGCCAGAACATTTTAAAACACGTACAAATTCGTTGATATTAACTGCTCTTGATGACATAAACGATATCATATTAAGAGCTATTAAAAAATATGGTAAAAATAGAATTGGCGTGGTTATAGGTGCTACGACCAGTGGAGTAGAAGAAAATTACGAGACCTTTAAAGAGTATGCCAAGACTGGATTCTTTGATGCTAAGAAATTTAATATTAGTCGTAATACACTTGTGAATCCGTCAGAGTTTATAGCCTATCATTATGGATTAAATTCTGCAATATTTTCAATATCTACAGCCTGCACATCCGGAGTTAAGGCTATAATGCAAGCAAAAAGGCTTATAGAGGCTAATATTTGTGACGTAGTGATTTGTGGTGGCGTAGATAGCTTAAATACGCTTACGATTAACGGATTTGATTCGCTTGGAATTTTAAGCGAAAATGAGACCAATCCTTTTTCAAAAAATCGTGACGGTATTAATATAGGAGAGGGCGCAGCTCTTTTTTTAGTAAGTAGGGATGAAATTTCAAATGTAGTAGTTGCTTCTGAATATTCAAACTGTGATGCATTCCATACTACACAGCCGGATTTCAGTGCTAAAATGCAGACTATTTGTGTTAAAAGTGCACTTGATAGAGCTAAAATATCAAGTGTGGATTATATAAATTTACATGGCACAGGCACTATAGCCAATGATCAGGTGGAAGCCAAAGTCGTGCATGATATAATGCCAAATGTTCCGTCAAGCTCTATAAAGCCATCCATAGGACACACGCTCGGTGCCGCCGGCGCAATAGAGAGTGCGGTTTGTGTTATGCTTTGTCAGAATGATGAGAGTATTTTGCCGCCTCATATCTATGATGGAGTTTATGATGATAGCATTTGTCCAATAAATCTAGTAAAATTTGGACAAAAGGCAGTAGTTAAATCCGCAATGTCATTATCTTTTGCATTTGGTGGAGATAACGCAGCTATAGTTTTTAGGAGATTAAATTGA
- a CDS encoding 4'-phosphopantetheinyl transferase family protein produces MQKYENLNLKPLDRKNRRRVKRYHSLKTSSQFIVSRNIISNFKKRSKFCISHKNGCVGVLFGKGKFGLDIEEIKQRNFSSICEFCFAENELEIYKKSKNINTFYQIYTTKEAILKAENLGFSELRLINSLNYKNYTHKSFLISNKYIISIVFKGKKDIMLKFI; encoded by the coding sequence TTGCAAAAATATGAAAATCTTAATTTAAAGCCATTGGATAGAAAAAACAGAAGAAGAGTCAAAAGATATCATAGCCTAAAAACATCAAGTCAATTTATTGTTTCTCGCAATATAATAAGTAATTTTAAGAAGCGATCAAAATTTTGCATAAGCCATAAAAATGGATGCGTAGGAGTGCTGTTTGGAAAAGGAAAATTTGGTCTTGATATAGAAGAGATAAAGCAAAGAAATTTTAGCTCTATTTGTGAGTTTTGTTTTGCAGAAAATGAGCTAGAAATATATAAAAAATCAAAAAATATTAATACTTTTTATCAAATTTATACCACAAAAGAAGCCATATTAAAGGCTGAAAATTTAGGTTTTTCAGAGCTAAGATTAATCAATTCTTTAAATTATAAAAATTATACACACAAGAGTTTTTTGATTAGTAATAAGTATATCATTTCTATTGTTTTTAAAGGTAAAAAAGATATAATGTTAAAATTTATATAG